A genome region from Fusarium musae strain F31 chromosome 5, whole genome shotgun sequence includes the following:
- a CDS encoding hypothetical protein (CAZy:GT24~BUSCO:EOG0926049A) produces the protein MPRLSQCLAMALVAATASLASPSVNVGMNAAFPRAPYLLELLETAAGENSTAYFPLLDKIAGGHFQSTNSDAELYDRFLEVLQQDGHITKPEALSTYKLALSLRVAAPRIEAHYQYYTTAVDSVSKGDTNDDCSTWALIDNKKYCSETLGKAVEGDFSARQVNLLPFDRVLGFGKDAILYADPTSASFGPFHIALSKAAKQGDVSYRLRYRRSAGAHNTPLSVSGYGVKLDLKRTDYIVIDDREASQEGKQKPATADVDLDTDEEVADLKPLSTSELASLGLKTASFILNSENPLDALVKSTQDFPKFSASIATHEVAKEFAAEQEKNVAAGIPSGINFLWMNGVQLIERQIEPFTLIEMIRRERKLIDGVRDLGFNGQQANSLLGHSEVASSKAEDEPPRFDWTDRLEEGKALLWLNDLEKDARYQKLPSDLTALLQRTYPGQLPQVALNLFHIVAPVDFTNIEDGRAFGQLAQFMQRGVTLRFGILPLVTTPASAAQAKVVYHLMETYGFESLITYLQESEEGPEGAANKKAFTRAIDGRETLPGANKMTLAEILEADTYKQRVEASKAWANRLNADTTVRPVFVNGLAIPREKSWVQAMGQRLTEDQQAIQKAVYFGQIEEGTPVSDLFLRDAISKRNTYIFPDDEKALRVVDINKLHKDFVGLFGNIAVLPSDSKAPKESWAVLTAVADLATDDGQDLLLAALEFKRKNPGVRLDLVHNPPSSAEAHVINGAFKLNEGKLAEMKNKDDLKAILEASWTAEDDGLGTALADFLSASNILPGTKGLLLNGRVVGPLPSDVSFNEDDLQQLLEFERRNRILPVYAAIKDLGFEDKLSDPIAAAKLTSITALSTISDLPQGIFESAPSIRSSMYNTWNSTHSAIEVGNPETASVHIAGLLNPTSEQGQRWAPILKVLSELDGVYLKLFMNPKEVVAELPITRFFRYVLDSKPSFDQAGHVHSPKATFKGLPSEALLTAGMDVPPAWLVAAKESVQDLDNIKLSSVKADIDVIYELENILIEGHSRDGKRGAPRGAQLSLATEKEPLITDTIVMANLGYFQFKANPGFYNIQLKQGRTSKIFTIESVGAHGYAPVPGDEGTEIALMDFKGTTLYPRLNRKPGMEEVDVLESPDSEDSGIVAKGLKFAESLLGGAKTPKEVSAEEHAEINIFSVASGHLYERMLNIMMVSVMRNTKHTVKFWFIEQFLSPSFKEFIPHMAAEYGFKYEMVTYKWPHWLRQQKEKQREIWGYKILFLDVLFPLSLDKVIFVDADQIVRTDMIDLVNHDLEGAPYGFTPMCDSRTEMEGFRFWKQGYWANYLRGLPYHISALYVVDLNRFRQLAAGDRLRQQYHALSADPNSLSNLDQDLPNNMQFTIPIHSLPQEWLWCETWCSDESLAQARTIDLCNNPQTKEPKLDRARRQVPEWTLYDEEIAALDRRRKVVGNSSEKNSKSRTMEEAVHTKDEL, from the exons ATGCCTCGCCTTTCTCAATGCCTGGCTATGGCTCTGGTGGCCGCTAcagcttctttggcttcccCATCAGTCAACGTGGGAATGAACGCAGCGTTTCCTCGTGCTCCATATCTGCTTGAACTTCT AGAAACTGCCGCTGGGGAGAATTCAACAGCATACTTCCCTCTACTTGACAAGATTGCTGGTGGTCACTTTCAATCAACCAATTCAGATGCAGAGCTCTACGACCGTTTCCTCGAGGTCCTTCAGCAAGACGGGCACATCACTAAACCAGAAGCCCTCTCAACTTACAAGCTTGCTCTTTCACTACGTGTTGCCGCACCACGAATAGAAGCACATTACCAATACTACACTACAGCTGTCGATTCAGTATCCAAAGGAGACACCAACGACGATTGCTCGACATGGGCACTGATCGATAACAAGAAATACTGCTCAGAAACTCTCGGTAAAGCCGTGGAAGGTGATTTTTCCGCAAG GCAAGTCAATCTGTTGCCATTTGATCGAGTTCTGGGGTTTGGAAAAGATGCCATTCTCTACGCGGACCCAACATCTGCCTCTTTCGGCCCTTTCCACATTGCGCTCTCCAAAGCTGCCAAGCAGGGAGATGTGTCATATAGACTGCGATATCGCCGAAGCGCAGGGGCTCATAACACGCCTTTGTCTGTGAGCGGTTATGGTGTGAAGCTGGACCTAAAGAGAACTGACTACATCGTTATTGATGATCGTGAAGCCAGCCAGGAAGGTAAACAGAAACCTGCCACAGCCGACGTTGATCTTGACACAGATGAAGAGGTTGCTGATTTAAAGCCTCTCTCAACCTCTGAACTGGCATCTTTAGGCCTGAAGACTGCTTCGTTCATTCTAAATAGTGAAAATCCTCTCGATGCTTTAGTCAAATCGACCCAGGATTTCCCCAAATTCTCAGCATCGATCGCCACTCATGAAGTCGCAAAGGAGTTTGCTGCGGAGCAGGAGAAAAATGTTGCTGCCGGAATTCCCAGTGGCATCAACTTTCTCTGGATGAACGGTGTCCAACTCATTGAGCGTCAAATTGAGCCATTTACGCTCATTGAAATGATTCGCCGTGAGCGCAAGTTGATCGATGGGGTCCGTGATCTTGGTTTCAATGGCCAACAGGCTAATTCACTTCTTGGGCATTCTGAAGTTGCTAGTTCGAAGGCTGAGGATGAACCGCCCAGATTCGACTGGACAGATCGATTGGAGGAGGGCAAAGCACTCTTGTGGTTGAACGACCTCGAGAAGGACGCTCGATACCAGAAGCTCCCAAGCGATTTGACAGCA CTCCTTCAGCGTACATATCCTGGACAACTTCCGCAGGTGGCTCTTAACCTCTTCCACATTGTGGCACCAGTTGACTTCACCAATATTGAGGATGGGCGAGCATTTGGTCAACTAGCCCAGTTCATGCAACGCGGTGTCACCTTGAGGTTCGGCATACTTCCTTTGGTCACTACacctgcttctgctgctcaGGCCAAGGTCGTTTATCATTTGATGGAAACATATGGATTCGAGTCCCTCATTACGTATCTCCAAGAGAGTGAAGAGGGGCCAGAGGGTGCGGCCAACAAGAAGGCTTTCACCAGGGCTATTGATGGACGAGAAACACTACCAGGAGCGAACAAAATGACATTGGCCGAGATTCTCGAAGCCGATACTTATAAGCAGAGGGTCGAAGCAAGCAAGGCTTGGGCCAACCGACTCAATGCTGACACTACCGTGCGTCCTGTCTTTGTGAATGGTTTGGCTATTCCACGTGAGAAATCGTGGGTTCAAGCCATGGGCCAGCGATTAACTGAGGATCAACAAGCAATCCAAAAGGCTGTGTACTTTGGGCAAATTGAAGAGGGAACGCCTGTTTCAGACCTCTTCCTCCGTGACGCTATTTCCAAGCGCAACACATACATATTTCCTGACGATGAGAAGGCCCTTCGCGTtgttgatatcaacaagctTCATAAGGACTTTGTGGGATTGTTTGGCAACATTGCTGTCCTTCCCTCAGACTCGAAGGCCCCCAAAGAAAGCTGGGCTGTGCTCACAGCCGTCGCCGACCTTGCAACCGATGACGGACAAGACCTTCTTCTGGCTGCCCTTGAATTCAAGCGAAAGAACCCTGGCGTCCgacttgaccttgttcaTAACCCTCCGTCATCCGCAGAGGCTCATGTCATCAATGGCGCCTTTAAGCTTAACGAAGGCAAGCTTGctgagatgaagaacaaggatgatCTGAAAGCCATCCTTGAGGCGTCTTGgacagctgaagatgatggccttgGCACTGCGCTTGCCGACTTCCTCTCTGCTTCAAACATACTTCCTGGTACAAAGGGACTACTCCTCAACGGCCGAGTCGTCGGTCCCCTGCCGTCCGATGTGTCTTTCAATGAGGACGATTTGCAGCAGCTATTGGAATTTGAGCGACGGAACAGGATTCTTCCTGTTTATGCTGCGATCAAGGACCTTGGCTTTGAAGATAAGCTTTCGGATCCCATTGCAGCCGCCAAGCTCACCTCGATCACGGCACTCTCTACTATTTCTGATCTCCCTCAAGGCATCTTCGAGTCGGCCCCGTCCATTCGAAGCTCCATGTATAACACTTGGAACTCAACTCATAGCGCTATTGAAGTCGGCAACCCCGAAACTGCAAGTGTTCATATCGCTGGTCTCCTGAATCCTACCAGTGAACAAGGTCAGAGATGGGCACCCATTCTCAAGGTCTTGTCTGAGCTCGATGGAGTATATCTGAAGCTTTTTATGAACCCGAAGGAAGTAGTCGCAGAACTTCCCATTACACGATTCTTCCGTTACGTACTTGACTCAAAGCCTTCTTTTGATCAGGCTGGCCATGTTCACAGCCCTAAGGCGACTTTCAAAGGCCTTCCCTCTGAGGCTCTGTTAACAGCAGGCATGGATGTGCCTCCGGCTTGGCTAGTGGCTGCTAAAGAGTCTGTACAGGATTTGGACAACATCAAGTTGAGCTCTGTCAAAGCCGACATCGATGTGATATATGAGCTAGAGAATATTTTGATTGAAGGCCACTCCAGAGATGGCAAGCGAGGTGCACCAAGAGGTGCACAATTGAGCCTAGCCACGGAAAAAGAACCCCTCATCACAGATACCATAGTCATGGCCAATCTAGGCTACTTCCAGTTTAAGGCTAATCCTGGTTTCTACAATATTCAACTCAAGCAAGGCCGAACGTCGAAAATCTTCACCATCGAGAGTGTTGGTGCTCACGGATATGCTCCAGTTCCCGGAGACGAAGGCACGGAAATCGCTCTCATGGACTTCAAGGGCACGACCCTATATCCTCGTCTCAATCGCAAGCCAGGAATGGAAGAAGTCGATGTATTGGAATCTCCAGACAGTGAAGACAGCGGGATTGTTGCTAAGGGCCTCAAATTTGCTGAAAGTCTTCTCGGAGGGGCCAAGACGCCCAAAGAGGTTTCGGCCGAAGAACATGCTGAAATCAACATCTTTAGTGTTGCCAGTGGTCACTTATACGAGCGCATGCTCAACATCATGATGGTATCGGTTATGCGCAACACCAAGCACACCGTCAAGTTCTGGTTCATTGAGCAGTTCTTGTCTCCCTCGTTCAAGGAATTCATTCCTCATATGGCTGCGGAGTATGGATTCAAGTACGAGATGGTTACTTACAAGTGGCCTCACTGGCTCCGCCAACAAAAAGAGAAACAGCGCGAGATTTGGGGGTACAAGATCCTTTTCCTTGATGTATTGTTTCCGCTTTCCCTGGACAAGGTCATCTTTGTCGATGCTGATCAAATCGTGCGCACTGATATGATTGACCTTGTGAACCATGACCTAGAGGGTGCTCCCTACGGTTTCACACCCATGTGCGACTCGCGCACTGAAATGGAAGGCTTCAGATTCTGGAAACAGGGCTACTGGGCGAACTATCTTCGTGGGCTGCCGTACCATATCTCAGCCCTCTACGTTGTTGACCTTAACCGGTTCCGCCAGCTGGCAGCAGGAGACCGCCTTCGACAGCAGTACCACGCACTCTCAGCTGACCCTAACAGCTTGTCCAACCTGGACCAGGACCTACCAAACAACATGCAATTCACCATCCCAATCCACAGTCTTCCTCAAGAGTGGCTCTGGTGTGAGACGTGGTGCAGTGACGAGAGTCTGGCTCAGGCGCGTACTATTGACTTGTGTAACAACCCACAGACAAAGGAGCCCAAACTTGATCGTGCCAGGAGGCAGGTCCCAGAATGGACCCTCTACGATGAGGAGATTGCGGCGCTGGATCGTCGACGCAAGGTTGTTGGGAATAGCAGTGAGAAGAACTCGAAGAGCAGGACGATGGAGGAGGCAGTGCATACAAAGGATGAGCTTTGA
- a CDS encoding hypothetical protein (BUSCO:EOG0926074Y~EggNog:ENOG41), with the protein MQSSPGMLTKFESKSSRAKGIAFHPKRPWILVSLHSSTIQLWDYRMGTLIDRFEEHDGPVRGVDFHKTQPLFVSGGDDYKIKVWSYQTRRCLFTLNGHLDYVRTVFFHHELPWILSASDDQTIRIWNWQNRSLICTMTGHNHYAMCAQFHPKEDLVVSASLDQSVRVWDISGLRKKHSAPTSMSFEDQMARANQNQTDMFGNTDAVVKFVLEGHDRGVNWVAFHPTMPLIVSAGDDRLVKLWRMSETKAWEVDTCRGHFQNASGCLFHPHQDLILSAGEDKTIRVWDLNKRTAVQSFKRENDRFWVIAAHPEINLFAAGHDNGVMVFKLERERPASAVHQNLLFYVTKEKHVKSYDFQRNIESPTLLSLKKLGSAWVAPRTLSFNPAERSILVTSPADGGSYELVNLPKDGSGAIEPAESKRGPGSSAIFVARNRFAVLNTANQTIDIKDLSNNTTRSFKPPTGTTDIYFGGTGNLLIIAPTSVHLYDIQQKKSTAELAVNGVKYVVWSNDGLYAALLSKHNVTIVSKTLEQVSTLHETIRIKSATWDDAGVLLYSTLNHVKYTLLNGDNGIVRTLDQTVYLVKVKGRNVYCLDRAAKPRILQVDPTEYRFKLALVKRNYEEMLHIIRNSSLVGQSIISYLQKKGYPEIALQFVQDPTTRFDLAIECGNLDVAVEMAKELDKPKFWTRLSTEALAHGNHKVVEMCYQKLKQFDKLSFLYLATGNQSRLARMAKIAEHRGDFTSRFQNALYLGEVEDRIQMFKEIDLYPLAYMTAKSHGLEEECQSILEATGLTEEDLTLPTLGEPLSVREPVVPTFESSWPTKATSQSFFEKALLGQVEGLSLEDEPATANTGFEDAMEDDSVAKRNGALIDDDDEDAAGWDMGDDDIPEADSDFVNVESVDAGGAASSEADMWARNSPLAVDHVAGGSFETAMQLLNRQVGAVDFAPLKSRFLEVYSASKTFLPASEGLPPLINYVRRTLDETDPRKVLPIIPRDLEHLASNDLQAGYDSMKANKLEAGISIFKGILHSILVNAVSSEDEVAEAKKLITSASEYAVAMSIELSRRQLGAPDVVAKDAEKLQRSLELSAYFTIPKIEVPHRQLALLSAMQLAIRNKNYNSALSFANRIIANGGATKIVENAKKTKAQCERNPNDAIEIEFDQFAEFDVCAASHTPIYSGTAYEECAFDGSKYHTKYKGTVCRVCEVCEIGKHGSGLKLFA; encoded by the exons ATGCAGTCCTCCCCGGGAATGTTGACCAAG TTCGAGTCTAAGTCCTCGCGAGCTAAAGGCATTGCCTTTCACCCTAAGAG ACCATGGATCCTGGTGTCACTACACTCTTCTACCATTCAGCTCTGGGATTACCGAATGGGAACTCTAATTGACCGGTTCGAGGAGCACGATGGTCCTGTCCGTGGTGTCGACTTTCACAAGACACAGCCGCTTTTCGTCTCTGGCGGTGACGACTATAAGATCAAAGTCTGGTCTTACCAGACTCGACGATGCCTCTTCACCCTTAACGGCCATCTCGACTACGTCCGAACCGTCTTCTTCCATCACGAGCTTCCCTGGATTCTGTCAGCATCCGATGACCAGACCATCCGGATATGGAACTGGCAGAACCGCTCCTTGA TTTGCACCATGACTGGCCACAACCACTATGCCATGTGCGCACAATTCCACCCCAAGGAAGACCTCGTTGTCTCTGCGTCGCTCGATCAGTCCGTTCGTGTTTGGGACATTTCCGGTCTCCGAAAGAAGCACTCCGCCCCTACCTCGATGTCCTTCGAAGATCAAATGGCACGTGCCAATCAGAACCAGACCGATATGTTTGGAAACACTGATGCTGTCGTCAAGTTCGTTCTCGAAGGTCACGACCGTGGCGTCAACTGGGTCGCTTTCCATCCCACCATGCCCCTCATTGTTAGCGCTGGCGATGATCGCTTAGTGAAGTTGTGGCGCATGAGCGAGACCAAGGCTTGGGAAGTCGATACGTGCCGAGGACACTTTCAGAATGCGTCCGGATGTCTGTTTCACCCTCATCAGGACTTGATCCTATCTGCTGGAGAGGATAAGACCATCCGTGTATGGGACCTGAATAAGCGAACCGCTGTTCAGTCTTTTAAGAGAGAAAATGATCGCTTCTGGGTCATTGCGGCGCATCCTGAGATTAACTTGTTTGCTGCTGGTCACGATAATGGTGTGATGGTATTCAAGTTGGAGCGAGAGCGTCCTGCCTCAGCCGTTCACCAGAACCTACTCTTCTACGtcaccaaggagaagcacGTCAAGTCTTATGACTTCCAGAGGAACATCGAGAGCCCTACGCTCCTGtcgctcaagaagcttggcagCGCTTGGGTAGCCCCCCGGACATTGTCCTTCAACCCCGCAGAACGATCTATTCTCGTCACCTCACCTGCTGACGGCGGATCTTATGAGCTGGTTAACCTTCCCAAGGATGGCTCTGGCGCTATCGAGCCTGCTGAGTCCAAACGTGGTCCTGGAAGCTCTGCCATTTTCGTTGCCCGTAATCGATTTGCCGTTCTCAATACCGCCAACCAGACCATTGATATCAAGGATCTTTCCAACAACACTACTCGATCCTTCAAACCCCCCACTGGAACGACCGATATCTACTTTGGAGGCACAGGCAACCTTTTAATCATTGCTCCTACTTCCGTCCACCTCTATGACatccagcagaagaagagcactGCTGAGCTCGCTGTCAATGGTGTCAAGTATGTTGTTTGGTCCAACGATGGTCTCTACGCTGCTCTTCTGAGCAAGCACAACGTCACAATTGTGTCCAAGACCCTCGAGCAGGTCAGTACTCTTCATGAGACCATTCGTATCAAGAGTGCCACCTGGGATGATGCTGGCGTTCTGCTCTACTCCACCCTTAACCATGTAAAGTATACTCTGCTCAATGGTGATAACGGTATCGTCCGAACCCTTGACCAGACTGTGTACctggtcaaggtcaagggccGTAACGTCTACTGCCTCGATAGAGCCGCCAAGCCTCGTATTCTTCAGGTTGATCCCACGGAATACCGATTCAAGTTGGCCCTTGTCAAACGCAACTACGAGGAAATGCTTCACATCATCCGAAACTCCAGTCTTGTTGGCCAATCGATTATCTCATATCTTCAAAAGAAGGGTTACCCTGAAATTGCCCTCCAGTTCGTCCAGGACCCTACCACTCGATTTGACCTAGCTATCGAATGCGGCAACCTagatgttgctgttgagatgGCTAAGGAACTCGACAAGCCCAAGTTTTGGACCCGTTTGAGTACAGAAGCATTGGCGCACGGTAACCATAAGGTTGTCGAGATGTGTtatcagaagctcaagcaaTTCGATAAGCTCTCCTTCTTATATCTCGCTACTGGTAACCAATCTAGGCTTGCTCGTATGGCCAAGATTGCCGAGCACCGCGGTGATTTTACCTCGCGCTTCCAGAACGCACTTTACCttggagaggttgaggacCGTATCCAAATGTTCAAGGAGATTGATCTTT ACCCTCTTGCCTACATGACTGCTAAGTCTCATGGTCTGGAGGAGGAATGTCAGTCCATCCTGGAGGCCACCGGCTTGACTGAAGAGGACCTCACCTTGCCAACCCTTGGAGAGCCCTTGTCTGTCCGTGAGCCTGTTGTGCCCACTTTCGAGTCTTCTTGGCCTACCAAGGCTACCTCGCAGTCCTTTTTCGAGAAGGCCCTGCTCGGCCAGGTTGAAGGCCTTTCCCTGGAGGATGAGCCTGCTACCGCCAATACAGGTTTCGAGGATGCTATGGAAGATGACTCGGTTGCCAAGCGTAACGGCgcattgattgatgatgatgatgaagatgctgctgGCTGGGATATGGGAGACGATGACATTCCTGAGGCTGATAGCGACTTTGTCAATGTTGAGAGCGTCGACGCTGGCGGTGCTGCCAGCAGCGAGGCAGATATGTGGGCACGAAACTCACCACTGGCCGTTGATCACGTCGCTGGCGGATCTTTCGAGACTGCTATGCAACTCCTCAACCGACAGGTCGGGGCTGTCGACTTTGCCCCTCTCAAGTCTCGATTTCTGGAAGTCTACTCAGCATCCAAGACTTTCCTTCCCGCTTCTGAGGGCCTGCCGCCTCTGATCAACTATGTCCGCAGAACTCTCGATGAGACAGATCCCCGTAAGGTCCTGCCGATTATCCCCAGAGATCTCGAGCACCTTGCTTCCAACGACCTGCAAGCGGGCTATGACTCGATGAAGGCCAACAAGCTCGAGGCTGGTATCAGCATTTTCAAGGGTATCCTTCACTCCATCCTTGTCAATGCCGTGTCAAGTGAGGACGAGGTTGCTGAGGCGAAGAAGCTTATTACCTCGGCCAGTGAGTATGCTGTCGCAATGAGCATTGAGCTTTCCAGGAGGCAATTGGGTGCTCCTGATGTCGTGGCTAAGGACgctgagaagcttcagagGAGCTTGGAACTGTCAGCGTACTTCACTATCCCTAAGATCGAGGTTCCTCACAGACAGCTCGCTCTGCTCAGTGCTATGCAGCTGGCTATTCGCAACAAGAACTACAACTCTGCTTTGAGCTTCGCTAACCGCATCATCGCCAATGGCGGTGCTACCAAGATTGTAGAAAAC gccaagaagaccaaggctCAGTGCGAGCGCAATCCCAACGATGCTATTGAAATTGAGTTCGACCAGTTCGCCGAGTTCGACGTGTGCGCAGCCAGCCATACTCCTATCTACAGCGGTACTGCATATGAGGAGTGTGCCTTCGATGGCTCCAAGTATCACACCAAATACAAGGGCACTGTCTGTAGAGTGTGTGAAGTATGTGAGATTGGCAAGCATGGAAGCGGTTTGAAGTTGTTCGCCTAG
- a CDS encoding hypothetical protein (EggNog:ENOG41~BUSCO:EOG09263XN3) — translation MAERNLAQIISQLKHSPSMSYTDANALLSKAKLALLKLNALTPAPSTPTHLLPLARETYEQGALFAIRARNPEAFTRYVQQLQPFYELPAAVLPPNLAERNKVTGLSLLLLLTQGRYAEFHTELESLENREGGGGDVESDRYLGYPIRLERWLMEGSYDRVWKAMKSSEVPCDEYSVFSEILKNQIRSEIASSSERAYPSLPISSTKSLLFLDSEGDVISFAHHRGWIVRDGNIYFPDTAEGEDGDQNKEMSQMVIENALGYARELETIV, via the exons ATGGCCGAACGCAATCTTGCCCAGATTATCTCCCAGCTCAAGCACTCCCCCTCTATGAGCTATACCGATGCCAACGCCCTGCTCTCAAAGGCTAAactcgcccttctcaagctcaacgcCCTTACACCCGCTCCCTCAACCCCGACGCATCTTCTGCCTCTCGCCCGCGAGACCTACGAACAGGGTGCCTTATTTGCCATCCGCGCCCGCAACCCCGAAGCTTTCACCCGCTACGTCCAGCAACTTCAGCCCTTTTACGAACTTCCCGCTGCTGTTCTCCCCCCCAATTTGGCCGAGCGCAACAAGGTCACCGGTCTGAGCTTGCTTCTGCTTTTGACGCAGGGTCGATATGCTGAGTTCCACACTGAGCTCGAGAGCTTGGAGAACCGAGAGGGTGGTGGCGGTGACGTCGAGAGCGACCGATACCTTGGCTACCCTATTCGTCTGGAGAGATGGCTGATGGAAGGATCCTATGACCGGGTATGGAAGGCCATGAAGAGTAGCGAGGTGCCCTGCGATGAGTATAGCGTATTCTCAGAA ATCCTCAAGAACCAGATTCGCTCCGAGATTGCTTCCAGCAGCGAGCGCGCATACCCCAGCCTTCCTATCAGCTCCACAAAGTCCCTTCTCTTCTTGGACTCAGAGGGCGATGTTATCTCTTTCGCTCACCATCGAGGCTGGATCGTCCGTGATGGTAACATCTACTTCCCTGATACTGCTGAAGGCGAGGATGGCGACCAGAACAAGGAGATGAGCCAGATGGTGATAGAAAACGCCCTTGGCTACGCACGTGAGCTTGAGACGATCGTGTAA